A region from the Gemmatimonadota bacterium genome encodes:
- a CDS encoding TolC family protein, protein MRRIPKGGPIAALLLTLLPSVVCAQATTVHRLSLGDAARRAAAESAPVLEARARIEAAQARVSQRTGALLPRIDADVTRGARTFNTASFGLEFPTAPGTEPFFDPRGEVVGPVRSADVRTRAEIPVVDPGALGRRRSAQAGVEAARADARARADAAAATAARAYVAALRATAEVEAREEDLSLAHELLEIARGQFDAGVGVAIDVTRAESQVATIQAQLLAARHRVEASQSALRYVLRLPDEERIELTDALEEQQTRVPDEGAVVAEALERRSDLGAVRAASTVAQATVAAERATRLPRVSVAVDEGVYGRGFERMLNTYSWGLRVTVPLFDGLQRSARVREGEAIRREMDLRAEDLEAQVRFQVRDALLAVQSAEEQVRALQERLRLARLEVDQEEERVRAGVAGTGDVVRAAMRLNDARTAYLDVLSALHNARIGLAAATGTVTELP, encoded by the coding sequence ATGAGGCGGATCCCCAAGGGTGGGCCGATCGCGGCTCTTCTGCTGACCCTCCTGCCCTCGGTGGTGTGCGCGCAAGCGACGACCGTGCACCGGCTGAGCCTCGGGGACGCGGCTCGTCGAGCCGCAGCGGAGAGCGCACCCGTGCTGGAGGCGCGCGCACGCATCGAGGCGGCACAGGCCCGGGTGAGCCAGCGGACGGGAGCCCTGCTCCCTCGCATCGATGCCGACGTGACCCGGGGCGCGCGCACGTTCAACACGGCCTCCTTCGGGTTGGAGTTTCCCACCGCGCCGGGAACCGAGCCCTTCTTCGATCCTCGTGGCGAGGTGGTGGGGCCGGTACGGAGCGCCGACGTGCGCACCCGTGCCGAGATTCCTGTCGTGGATCCCGGTGCGCTGGGGCGCCGACGGAGTGCGCAGGCGGGTGTCGAGGCGGCTCGCGCCGATGCGCGGGCCCGCGCAGATGCCGCTGCCGCGACGGCGGCGCGCGCCTACGTGGCCGCGTTGCGCGCTACCGCCGAGGTGGAGGCGCGTGAGGAGGATCTCTCGCTCGCTCACGAGCTGCTCGAGATCGCGCGCGGTCAGTTCGATGCCGGTGTGGGGGTGGCCATCGACGTGACGCGGGCCGAGTCCCAGGTGGCCACGATCCAGGCTCAACTCCTCGCTGCCCGGCACCGCGTGGAGGCATCCCAGTCCGCGTTGCGATACGTGCTGCGCCTTCCCGATGAAGAGCGCATCGAGTTGACCGATGCCCTCGAGGAGCAACAGACGCGGGTGCCGGACGAAGGTGCGGTGGTCGCGGAGGCGCTGGAACGGCGTTCCGATCTCGGCGCGGTACGGGCGGCCTCGACCGTCGCTCAGGCGACCGTGGCCGCGGAGCGGGCGACCCGGCTCCCGCGGGTCAGCGTCGCAGTCGATGAAGGAGTCTACGGGCGGGGGTTCGAGCGCATGCTCAACACCTACTCCTGGGGCCTTCGCGTCACTGTACCGCTTTTCGACGGGCTGCAGCGGTCGGCGCGGGTCCGCGAAGGGGAGGCCATCCGCCGGGAGATGGACCTCCGCGCCGAAGACCTCGAGGCGCAGGTGCGCTTCCAGGTGCGCGACGCGCTCCTGGCTGTGCAGTCCGCGGAGGAGCAGGTGCGTGCGTTGCAGGAACGCCTGCGTCTGGCCCGCCTCGAGGTGGATCAGGAGGAAGAGCGCGTGCGAGCGGGCGTGGCAGGGACCGGGGACGTTGTGCGTGCCGCGATGCGCTTGAACGATGCACGAACCGCGTATCTGGACGTGCTGTCGGCCCTGCACAACGCACGCATCGGATTGGCGGCGGCGACGGGGACGGTCACCGAGCTCCCCTGA
- a CDS encoding M1 family metallopeptidase, with product MPGRHAVRPLLLLASLGGGAPLAGQDAYWQQDVRYTIEATLDEGSGVLSGAAEVEYTNRSPQTLNELYFHQYLNAFRPGSRWAQVEQRAEYDFQHLQDPDYGFERVRSLTVGGRPVPPEYPGAPDSVVMRVPLATPLAPGQSVVVRIEWDGRLSTLCRRQCRKGRHYDFAQWYPRIATYDRGGWQAHTLFPQGEFYGEFADYDVTLEVAADQVLGGTGVVVEGDPGWRPAAGSPSSEAPFQRDAYGEATPTRLGHLAATPTSDRKQVRFRAERVHHFAWTANPEYRYEAGRWGDIAIHVLYQPGDEADWGAGVAVERTARALSFLNEVFGPYPWPQLTNVHRLEGGGTEFPMMIMDGDAGQGLILHESAHQYAHGVLANNEWREGWMDEGMASFITSWYAERRGGADRGAVWNRLVDQVGALPLSHAIDGRSEDFPDFRTYSLLTYTKPSAVLYMLREELGEDVFLRGLRAYFARSALQHVTQADLRSAMEWVSGRELAWFFDQWINSAATLDYAIANASSESSAGGWRTTVQITRSGNAWMPLTVQVGGRQFQVSGREAAQTLTVETEERPMRIELDPDRKILDTDRSNNVWQPSER from the coding sequence ATGCCTGGTCGCCACGCCGTCCGACCCCTGTTGCTCCTCGCCTCTCTGGGAGGGGGCGCTCCCCTCGCGGGTCAGGATGCCTACTGGCAACAGGACGTCCGCTACACCATCGAAGCGACGCTGGACGAAGGGTCCGGCGTGTTGAGCGGCGCAGCCGAGGTGGAGTACACCAATCGGTCTCCCCAGACCCTGAACGAGCTCTACTTCCACCAGTACTTGAACGCGTTTCGACCCGGGAGCCGCTGGGCCCAGGTGGAACAACGCGCCGAATACGACTTTCAGCACCTTCAGGACCCCGACTACGGGTTCGAACGCGTGCGGTCCCTCACGGTGGGCGGCCGTCCCGTGCCGCCCGAGTACCCGGGTGCACCCGATTCCGTGGTGATGCGCGTGCCGCTCGCCACGCCACTGGCGCCGGGGCAGAGCGTCGTCGTGCGCATCGAGTGGGACGGACGCTTGTCCACGCTCTGCCGCAGGCAATGTCGCAAGGGGCGACACTACGACTTCGCCCAGTGGTATCCCCGGATCGCGACGTACGACCGCGGCGGGTGGCAAGCGCACACCCTGTTTCCGCAGGGCGAGTTCTACGGGGAGTTCGCTGACTACGACGTCACTCTGGAGGTCGCAGCCGATCAGGTCCTCGGAGGCACCGGCGTGGTCGTCGAGGGCGACCCTGGTTGGCGCCCGGCAGCGGGCAGTCCCTCGAGCGAGGCACCGTTCCAGCGCGACGCCTACGGGGAGGCCACCCCGACGCGGTTGGGCCACCTCGCGGCCACGCCGACCTCCGACCGCAAGCAGGTCCGCTTTCGGGCCGAGCGCGTGCACCACTTCGCCTGGACCGCCAACCCCGAGTACCGCTACGAGGCCGGTCGCTGGGGCGACATCGCGATCCACGTGCTCTACCAACCGGGCGACGAGGCGGACTGGGGCGCGGGTGTGGCCGTGGAGCGGACGGCCCGCGCGCTTTCGTTCCTGAACGAAGTCTTCGGACCCTACCCGTGGCCGCAGCTCACCAACGTGCACCGCCTGGAGGGCGGCGGCACCGAGTTCCCCATGATGATCATGGACGGCGACGCCGGGCAGGGTCTGATCCTGCACGAGAGCGCCCATCAATACGCCCACGGCGTCCTGGCCAACAACGAATGGCGCGAAGGCTGGATGGACGAGGGAATGGCGTCGTTCATCACGAGCTGGTATGCGGAGCGCCGCGGAGGGGCCGACCGGGGTGCCGTCTGGAATCGACTCGTAGACCAGGTGGGGGCCCTGCCCCTCTCGCATGCGATCGACGGGCGCTCCGAGGATTTCCCCGACTTCCGCACCTACAGCCTGCTCACCTACACGAAGCCCTCCGCGGTCCTGTACATGTTGCGGGAGGAACTGGGAGAGGACGTCTTTCTGAGGGGTCTACGGGCGTATTTCGCGCGCAGCGCCCTCCAGCATGTCACGCAAGCGGACCTGCGCAGCGCGATGGAGTGGGTGTCGGGGCGGGAGCTGGCGTGGTTCTTCGACCAATGGATCAACTCGGCGGCGACCTTGGACTACGCCATCGCCAACGCCTCGTCTGAGAGCAGCGCGGGCGGTTGGCGCACGACGGTGCAGATCACCCGCTCTGGGAATGCCTGGATGCCACTCACGGTGCAAGTGGGGGGTCGCCAATTCCAGGTCAGCGGCCGTGAAGCCGCGCAGACGCTCACTGTGGAGACGGAGGAGCGGCCGATGCGGATCGAGCTCGATCCCGACCGCAAGATCCTCGATACGGACCGCAGCAACAACGTCTGGCAACCAAGCGAACGGTAA
- a CDS encoding DHA2 family efflux MFS transporter permease subunit: MSAVERVETLEERVYRHRYIIAAAVALASMMQVIDTSIVNVAIPHMMGNLGATVEEVSWVSTGYIIAAAIVIPLTGWLAGFFGRKRYFVGSIILFTVASLLCGLSASLEQLVFWRIVQGVGGGALISTSQAILWESFPREEVGTGMAFFGIGVMVGPTLGPTLGGWLTDNYSWPWIFFINVPVGALAVAMIMAYVHDNPEQKRSRRVDGMGIALLAIAVGSVQLMLERGERLDWFDAPLVVGLAALTLVSGVGLVVHELRVKEPVVNLRLLAQPQFTAGSLMGIVLGAGLFGSVFILPIFLQGMLHMTAWQTGLIILPGALATAVSMGFVGRLSATVDNRLLILVGSLFFGVGMLQLTRITALTGANDLFWPLIWRGLGLGLIFVPLTNLTLLEIRPADLAQATGLNNFFRQLGGSFSIAAMASLLTRFISQEHQILGAQLSAFSPQAREQLGVLTRGFMARGLDATSAATAALRAMDGRVQLQASVLAFAKIYLLSGALLVGSLPLLLLFRQGRPAPRGGRPAVHAE; the protein is encoded by the coding sequence ATGAGTGCAGTGGAGCGCGTCGAAACCCTGGAGGAGCGCGTCTATCGACATCGCTACATCATTGCCGCGGCAGTCGCGCTCGCGTCGATGATGCAGGTGATCGATACCTCGATCGTCAACGTCGCCATCCCTCACATGATGGGGAATCTGGGGGCCACTGTCGAAGAGGTATCCTGGGTTTCTACCGGATACATCATCGCTGCGGCCATCGTCATTCCGTTGACCGGGTGGCTGGCCGGTTTCTTCGGACGCAAGCGCTACTTCGTCGGCTCCATCATTCTGTTCACCGTGGCTTCGCTCCTGTGCGGCCTCTCGGCCAGCCTCGAACAGCTGGTCTTCTGGCGCATCGTCCAGGGAGTCGGGGGTGGGGCACTGATCTCCACGTCGCAGGCCATCCTGTGGGAGTCGTTTCCTCGTGAAGAGGTCGGCACAGGCATGGCCTTCTTCGGGATCGGCGTGATGGTGGGACCCACGCTGGGGCCGACCCTGGGGGGGTGGCTCACCGACAACTACTCCTGGCCCTGGATCTTCTTCATCAACGTACCGGTGGGGGCGCTGGCGGTCGCCATGATCATGGCGTACGTGCACGACAATCCCGAGCAGAAGCGGTCCCGCCGGGTGGACGGCATGGGAATCGCCCTGCTGGCCATCGCGGTGGGGTCCGTCCAGCTCATGCTGGAGCGGGGAGAGCGCCTGGACTGGTTCGACGCGCCGCTGGTGGTTGGCTTGGCCGCGCTGACCCTCGTCTCCGGCGTCGGGCTGGTGGTTCACGAGCTGAGGGTCAAAGAACCCGTGGTGAACCTACGCCTGTTGGCCCAGCCGCAGTTCACGGCTGGTTCCTTGATGGGGATCGTCCTGGGTGCCGGGCTCTTCGGTTCGGTGTTCATCCTTCCCATCTTCCTGCAGGGCATGCTGCACATGACGGCGTGGCAGACGGGGCTGATCATTCTCCCGGGTGCCTTGGCCACCGCCGTGTCGATGGGGTTCGTCGGGCGCTTGAGCGCCACGGTCGACAACCGCCTGCTCATCCTGGTGGGGTCGCTGTTCTTTGGGGTGGGAATGCTGCAACTCACCCGCATCACGGCCCTGACCGGGGCCAACGATCTCTTCTGGCCGTTGATCTGGAGGGGCTTGGGATTGGGGCTGATCTTCGTGCCGCTGACCAACCTGACGCTGTTGGAGATCCGGCCGGCGGACCTGGCCCAGGCCACCGGGCTCAACAACTTCTTTCGGCAATTGGGGGGCTCCTTCAGCATCGCAGCCATGGCGTCGCTGCTTACGCGCTTCATCAGTCAGGAGCACCAGATCCTCGGCGCGCAGTTGTCGGCCTTCTCGCCGCAGGCCCGCGAGCAACTGGGGGTTCTCACGCGTGGGTTCATGGCGCGGGGCCTGGATGCCACCAGCGCCGCTACGGCGGCGCTGCGAGCGATGGACGGTCGCGTGCAGCTGCAGGCCAGCGTGCTGGCGTTCGCGAAGATCTACCTGCTCAGCGGTGCGCTGTTGGTGGGCTCGCTACCGTTGCTGTTGCTGTTCCGGCAGGGAAGACCCGCCCCTCGCGGCGGCCGGCCCGCCGTCCACGCGGAGTGA
- a CDS encoding TetR/AcrR family transcriptional regulator: MKRRTAPRWRRRPDDRPDEILAAALEVFVEQGLAGARVDEIAQRAGISKGTLYLYFSGKEELFKEAIRARARATLEALETVSGGGDPWNRLSRFVDAYWARLRRPAFAGLYRLVLAELHQFPELTRFWADEVSGRVIERIAPLLREGIQAGVFRDIDPEVSGRMIVGLLAQHAVWASRPELFPHVSGRSDTELVREIKDFLSAALASSGEASRMVEAER; this comes from the coding sequence ATGAAGAGGCGGACCGCGCCGCGCTGGCGGAGACGACCCGACGACCGTCCCGACGAGATCCTCGCGGCGGCGCTCGAGGTGTTCGTGGAGCAGGGGCTGGCAGGCGCTCGCGTGGACGAGATCGCTCAGCGGGCCGGGATCTCCAAGGGAACGCTCTACCTCTACTTCTCCGGGAAGGAAGAGCTGTTCAAGGAGGCGATCCGCGCCCGGGCTCGTGCGACCCTGGAGGCGCTCGAGACGGTCTCAGGGGGCGGCGATCCCTGGAATCGCCTGAGCCGCTTCGTCGACGCCTACTGGGCGCGCCTGCGCCGTCCCGCCTTTGCGGGTTTGTATCGGCTCGTCCTGGCGGAGTTGCACCAGTTCCCCGAGCTGACCCGCTTCTGGGCCGACGAGGTCTCCGGCCGCGTGATCGAGCGCATCGCGCCACTCCTGCGCGAGGGGATCCAGGCGGGCGTCTTCAGGGACATCGACCCGGAGGTCTCCGGGCGGATGATCGTGGGGTTGCTGGCCCAGCATGCCGTCTGGGCCAGTCGGCCCGAGTTGTTCCCCCACGTGAGCGGGCGGAGCGACACCGAGCTGGTGCGCGAGATCAAGGACTTCCTTTCGGCTGCACTCGCTTCGTCCGGAGAGGCCTCACGGATGGTGGAGGCGGAGCGATGA
- a CDS encoding HlyD family secretion protein: MNDGEESVGEVMSMEQEGIGRTAGRKRIGLAVLSALVVVGAVWGGARVRYARAHISTENAQVDGQIVPVLAKVGGYVQLVSVSENQPVERGAAVVVLDDRELRVRLSEAEADLAGARAAAGFEGVAGQAEADASASHARRLALEARLASARTVHDRLTKDLARVQELAGKRIASRQQLDAAEAAVESAAAEVTALEQDVLAARAAESSAGASSRAADARLARAEAALARARLELSYAEVTAPASGIVSRTQVEVGQLVQPGQPLAAVVGDSAVWVTANLKETETARVRAGQPVQIDVDAYPGCEVVGVVESMSPATGSKFALLPPDNATGNFTKVVQRLPVRIAVREGCGEQRPLRPGMSVVAHIDVR, encoded by the coding sequence ATGAACGACGGAGAGGAGTCCGTGGGCGAAGTCATGAGCATGGAGCAGGAAGGGATCGGACGAACCGCCGGGCGCAAGCGGATCGGACTGGCTGTCTTGAGCGCGTTGGTCGTGGTGGGTGCGGTCTGGGGTGGAGCGCGCGTGCGGTACGCGCGCGCCCACATCTCGACGGAGAACGCGCAGGTCGACGGACAGATCGTGCCGGTGCTGGCGAAGGTCGGTGGATACGTGCAGCTGGTCTCCGTGTCGGAGAACCAACCCGTCGAGCGCGGAGCGGCCGTGGTGGTACTCGACGACCGTGAGTTGCGCGTCCGGCTCAGCGAGGCGGAGGCGGATCTGGCCGGCGCTCGCGCTGCCGCAGGCTTCGAGGGCGTGGCGGGTCAGGCGGAGGCGGATGCGTCGGCGAGCCACGCGCGACGGCTGGCCCTGGAAGCACGGTTGGCTTCGGCGCGCACGGTGCACGATCGCTTGACGAAGGATCTGGCTCGGGTGCAGGAGCTCGCCGGGAAGCGTATCGCTTCCCGGCAGCAGCTGGACGCCGCCGAGGCGGCCGTGGAGTCGGCCGCGGCCGAAGTGACCGCTTTGGAGCAGGACGTGCTGGCGGCGCGCGCGGCGGAGTCGTCGGCGGGGGCTTCCTCACGTGCCGCCGATGCGCGGTTGGCGCGGGCGGAGGCCGCGCTCGCCCGCGCTCGCCTGGAGCTGTCCTACGCCGAGGTGACGGCGCCGGCGTCGGGCATCGTGTCCCGCACCCAGGTCGAGGTCGGACAGCTCGTACAGCCTGGACAGCCGTTGGCGGCGGTCGTCGGCGACTCCGCGGTCTGGGTGACCGCCAACCTGAAGGAGACCGAGACCGCCCGCGTTCGCGCGGGACAGCCCGTGCAGATCGACGTCGACGCCTATCCGGGCTGCGAGGTGGTCGGCGTCGTGGAGAGCATGAGTCCAGCGACAGGATCGAAGTTCGCGCTCCTCCCACCTGACAACGCGACGGGGAACTTCACCAAGGTCGTGCAGCGGCTGCCGGTGCGCATCGCGGTTCGGGAAGGGTGCGGTGAGCAGCGTCCGCTGCGCCCCGGCATGTCCGTGGTCGCCCACATCGACGTGCGCTGA
- a CDS encoding type B 50S ribosomal protein L31, with protein MKPGIHPEYRPVVFRDASNGQAFLTRSTIHTDKTIKWEDGNEYPLYTLEISAASHPFYTGTQRMLDTAGRVERFAQRYSSLGKSEDAPAKTPAKKATSKATPKAKKATGK; from the coding sequence ATGAAGCCTGGAATCCACCCCGAGTACCGCCCGGTCGTCTTCCGCGATGCCTCCAACGGGCAGGCCTTCCTGACCCGCTCGACCATCCACACCGACAAGACCATCAAGTGGGAAGACGGGAACGAGTATCCCCTCTACACCCTCGAGATCTCGGCAGCCTCGCATCCCTTCTACACGGGGACCCAGCGGATGCTCGACACCGCCGGCCGCGTGGAGAGGTTTGCCCAGCGCTACAGCAGCCTCGGCAAGTCCGAGGACGCTCCGGCCAAGACGCCCGCGAAGAAGGCTACCAGCAAGGCCACTCCGAAGGCGAAGAAGGCCACCGGCAAGTAG
- a CDS encoding serine hydrolase: MGMGVEVGKRRWALLLFIGLAACSEPSGPSALEGGMLSEPWPVGSAAAHGFDAVGLEAALAAGQGIARLQSLLVVRHGVIVAERYYRGGARDVRADVRSVTKSIVSTLVGIALARGDLPSLDLTLGQVMPAELEGREPEKAGITIRDLLTMSSGFQWHEVGADGYSDWITSGRPVEYLLDQPLVAEPGAEFEYNSAAVHVLGVVLERVLGRDLDSYAREVLFTPLGITAAVWEPFADGTVNGGSGLDLLPRDVAKVAQLALQNGWTGTEQLTEPAWFQEASAPHFAWRARVASMPSVSYGYLWWVSDTPGAFFAWGYGGQFAYVVPGRDLVVVATSEWRAAGAAPSEVERAVLDLIVQKVVPTAR; the protein is encoded by the coding sequence ATGGGAATGGGAGTGGAGGTGGGGAAGCGACGTTGGGCGCTGCTGCTCTTCATCGGGTTGGCCGCTTGCTCGGAGCCGAGTGGACCCTCGGCGCTCGAGGGTGGCATGCTGTCGGAACCGTGGCCCGTGGGCTCCGCGGCGGCGCACGGGTTCGATGCGGTGGGGTTGGAGGCGGCTCTCGCCGCAGGGCAGGGGATCGCGCGTTTGCAGAGCCTCCTTGTCGTGCGCCACGGCGTGATCGTCGCCGAACGGTACTACCGCGGCGGAGCGCGCGACGTGCGCGCGGACGTGCGGTCGGTGACCAAGAGCATCGTCTCGACCTTGGTGGGTATCGCGTTGGCCAGGGGGGATCTGCCCAGCCTCGACCTGACCCTCGGACAGGTGATGCCCGCCGAGCTCGAGGGCCGCGAGCCCGAGAAGGCGGGGATCACCATCCGCGATCTTCTCACCATGAGCTCCGGCTTCCAGTGGCACGAAGTCGGGGCCGACGGCTATTCGGATTGGATCACGTCGGGGCGACCGGTCGAGTATCTGCTCGATCAGCCGCTGGTGGCGGAGCCGGGGGCGGAGTTCGAATACAACTCCGCCGCGGTGCACGTGCTCGGCGTCGTGCTCGAGCGGGTGCTGGGTCGCGACCTGGACAGCTATGCTCGCGAGGTTCTCTTCACGCCCCTGGGCATCACTGCAGCGGTGTGGGAGCCCTTCGCGGACGGTACGGTGAACGGAGGTTCAGGATTGGACCTCCTCCCCAGAGATGTCGCGAAGGTCGCGCAGCTTGCCCTGCAGAACGGGTGGACGGGCACCGAGCAGCTCACCGAGCCGGCCTGGTTCCAGGAAGCGAGTGCACCCCACTTCGCCTGGCGTGCGCGGGTCGCCTCCATGCCGTCCGTCAGCTACGGCTACCTCTGGTGGGTGAGCGACACGCCCGGCGCCTTCTTCGCCTGGGGCTACGGCGGCCAGTTCGCCTATGTGGTCCCGGGCCGCGACCTCGTCGTGGTGGCCACCAGCGAGTGGCGCGCGGCTGGAGCAGCCCCCTCCGAGGTGGAGCGAGCCGTCCTGGACCTCATCGTGCAGAAGGTCGTGCCGACCGCGCGCTGA
- a CDS encoding SIMPL domain-containing protein (The SIMPL domain is named for its presence in mouse protein SIMPL (signalling molecule that associates with mouse pelle-like kinase). Bacterial member BP26, from Brucella, was shown to assemble into a channel-like structure, while YggE from E. coli has been associated with resistance to oxidative stress.) yields the protein MTGRRGSAVPAAVVLALGMMAAAAVFGAFFVRARRGDQTVQVVGAATQAFESDVVKWSLSVTRSVSLTGLQAGYGDVQGDVQHLLDRLEAAGVERGQITVQPVTVNQTWGNGGEVTGYQLWQPLFLVSSAVDAVEELARSPGDLLRQGVVLQSSQLEYYYSGITELKHSLLAAATQDALARAEEIVGSANGTVGSMSSARAGVFQIREPYSTEVEGYGMHSTATRSKEITVTVHATFRVR from the coding sequence ATGACGGGTCGGCGGGGGAGCGCGGTTCCTGCGGCGGTGGTGCTGGCGCTGGGGATGATGGCGGCCGCGGCAGTCTTCGGAGCGTTCTTCGTGCGCGCTCGCCGGGGCGACCAAACGGTCCAGGTGGTAGGGGCAGCCACACAGGCCTTCGAGTCGGACGTGGTCAAGTGGAGCCTGTCGGTGACACGCTCGGTCTCGCTGACCGGTCTGCAGGCTGGATACGGGGACGTGCAGGGAGATGTGCAGCACCTGCTGGACCGGTTGGAAGCGGCCGGTGTGGAGCGAGGCCAGATCACCGTGCAGCCGGTCACCGTCAATCAGACCTGGGGCAACGGCGGCGAGGTCACGGGCTACCAGCTCTGGCAGCCGCTCTTCCTCGTGTCGAGCGCCGTCGATGCGGTCGAGGAGCTGGCGCGAAGTCCGGGTGACCTGCTGCGACAGGGCGTTGTATTGCAGTCGTCGCAATTGGAGTACTACTACAGCGGGATCACCGAGTTGAAGCACTCGCTGCTGGCGGCGGCCACGCAGGATGCCCTGGCGCGGGCCGAGGAGATCGTCGGGAGCGCGAATGGGACGGTCGGGAGCATGTCTTCGGCCCGGGCCGGTGTGTTCCAGATCCGCGAGCCGTACTCGACCGAGGTAGAGGGATACGGAATGCACTCGACCGCGACGCGCTCCAAGGAGATCACCGTGACGGTGCACGCCACCTTCCGGGTGCGCTGA
- a CDS encoding amidohydrolase family protein has translation MSDRTVTRAAIRLLAAGLMMLGTALGALAQMAPTTLRRPDEGDGPHERLIIRGATVIDGTGAPPRGPMDIVIEGDRIVEVRSVGFPGVEIRDRSRPQNATREIDGTGMFVMPGLVDMHAHTGGAGKAPQAEYVYKLWMGNGITTSRGVPHGEFEWQLREKAAAARNEIVAPRMFAYVRPGSGEGWGGRPIDTPQAAREWVRWAAAQEIEGQHIDGLKLGAFDPDIMEALIDEAHQHQLETVAHLDQMGIARMTALDAAELGLDMMTHYYGLMESMLKGYSIQDWPLDYNYNDEQHRFGNVARLWYQAAEPGSEQWNALIQKFLDLDFALDPTMTIYEASRDVMRAREAEWHDEYTLPSQMEYYEPSREAHGSYWFYWTSEDEYHWKKFYEKWMHFLNDYKNAGGIVTTGSDSGFIYKLYGFDYLRELELLREAGFHPIEVLRSATMYGAQQLYKYSDTAPDFGIIRPGMKADLIMVEENPLENLKVLYGTGAVKLNDETGEVERIGGIKYTIKDGIVYDAKKLLEDVREMVRRAKAEVAVSDGNQSAN, from the coding sequence ATGAGCGACCGCACCGTCACTCGGGCGGCGATTCGTCTGCTGGCGGCCGGCCTGATGATGCTCGGCACGGCCCTGGGCGCGCTGGCTCAGATGGCGCCCACCACGCTTCGCCGTCCCGACGAGGGGGACGGGCCCCATGAGCGCCTGATCATCCGCGGCGCCACCGTGATCGACGGAACGGGGGCTCCGCCGCGCGGACCCATGGACATCGTCATCGAGGGTGACCGCATCGTTGAGGTCCGTTCGGTGGGCTTCCCCGGCGTGGAGATCCGGGACCGCAGCCGGCCCCAGAACGCCACTCGGGAGATCGACGGCACGGGGATGTTCGTGATGCCCGGGCTGGTCGACATGCACGCGCATACCGGCGGGGCCGGCAAGGCGCCGCAGGCCGAGTATGTCTACAAGCTGTGGATGGGGAACGGGATCACGACTTCGCGTGGCGTTCCCCACGGCGAGTTCGAATGGCAGCTGCGGGAAAAAGCCGCTGCGGCGCGCAACGAGATCGTGGCACCGCGGATGTTCGCGTATGTGCGACCGGGGTCGGGTGAGGGATGGGGGGGGCGACCCATCGACACGCCGCAAGCCGCACGGGAATGGGTGCGCTGGGCGGCAGCCCAGGAGATCGAGGGCCAGCACATCGACGGGCTCAAGCTGGGCGCGTTCGACCCGGACATCATGGAAGCGCTCATCGACGAGGCGCACCAGCACCAGCTCGAGACCGTGGCCCACCTGGACCAGATGGGGATCGCCCGCATGACTGCCTTGGATGCGGCGGAGCTGGGTCTCGACATGATGACCCACTATTACGGGCTGATGGAGTCGATGCTGAAGGGCTATTCCATCCAGGACTGGCCGCTCGACTACAACTACAACGATGAGCAGCACCGGTTCGGGAACGTGGCTCGGCTCTGGTATCAGGCTGCGGAGCCGGGCAGCGAGCAGTGGAACGCGCTCATCCAGAAGTTCCTCGATCTGGATTTTGCCCTCGATCCCACCATGACGATCTACGAGGCCAGTCGGGACGTCATGCGGGCCCGAGAGGCGGAATGGCACGACGAGTACACGCTGCCGTCCCAGATGGAGTACTACGAGCCCAGCCGCGAGGCGCACGGGTCGTACTGGTTCTACTGGACCAGCGAAGACGAATACCACTGGAAGAAGTTCTACGAGAAGTGGATGCACTTCCTCAACGACTACAAGAACGCCGGCGGGATCGTGACGACCGGCTCCGACTCCGGCTTCATCTACAAGCTGTACGGATTCGACTACCTGCGGGAGCTGGAGCTGCTGCGGGAGGCGGGGTTCCACCCCATCGAGGTTCTCCGTTCGGCGACCATGTATGGTGCGCAACAGCTCTACAAGTACTCCGACACGGCGCCCGACTTCGGCATCATCCGCCCCGGCATGAAGGCGGATCTGATCATGGTCGAGGAGAACCCCCTCGAGAATCTGAAAGTCCTCTACGGGACGGGTGCTGTGAAGCTGAACGACGAGACGGGGGAAGTGGAGCGTATCGGCGGGATCAAGTACACGATCAAAGACGGCATCGTCTACGATGCCAAGAAGCTATTGGAGGACGTCCGCGAGATGGTGCGTAGGGCGAAGGCCGAGGTCGCCGTCTCCGACGGAAACCAGTCGGCAAACTGA